Proteins from a genomic interval of Oncorhynchus mykiss isolate Arlee chromosome 21, USDA_OmykA_1.1, whole genome shotgun sequence:
- the LOC110500888 gene encoding E3 ubiquitin-protein ligase pellino homolog 1-like isoform X8, which produces MVLEGSSEALCPPPSLELRPSCNKSPPGSCSTPHDGLFTGDKEPIKYGELMVLGHNGSLANGDKGRRRSRLALYKRPKANGVKPDVIHNVSTPLVSKALSNKSQHSISYTLSRSHSVIVEYTHDSNTDMFQIGRSTENMIDFVVTDTAGSSTSGGGGQGQGAGPGCLARGQGQGAVGEGGGGGGQSVQSTISRYACRIMCERSAPYTARIYAAGFDSSKNIFLGERAAKWRTSDGLMDGLTTNGVLVMHPAGEFVSEPAPGVWREISVCGNVFALRETRSAQQRGTLVENESNTLQDGSLIDLCGATLLWRTPSGLRRTPTLKQLETLRQELNAARPQCPVGFNTLAFPSLARREIVDKKQPWVYVNCGHVHGYHNWGYRKDKGHNVGPGGTAPASTGERECPMCRRVGPYVPLWLGCEGGLYLDAGPPTHAFCPCGHVCSEKTVAGWSQIPLPHGTHAFHAACPFCGTWLTGEHGHIKLIFQGPVD; this is translated from the exons ATGGTTTTGGAGGGTAGCTCAGAGGCCCTGTGTCCCCCACCCTCTCTGGAGCTGCGCCCGTCCTGCAACAAGAGCCCCCCGGGTTCATGTTCCACGCCCCACGACGGACTCTTCACCGGGGATAAGGAGCCCATCAAGTATGGGGAGCTCATGGTTCTAGG GCACAATGGTTCCTTGGCCAATGGGGACAAGGGACGGAGGAGAAGTCGCCTGGCCCTCTACAAGAGACCCAAAGCCAACGGGGTCAAACCTGATGTCATCCACAATGTCTCTACCCCTCTGGTGTCAAAG GCTCTCAGCAACAAAAGCCAGCACAGCATCTCCTACACCTTGTCCAGGAGTCACTCGGTCATTGTAGAATACACCCATGACAGCAACACAGATATGTTTCAG ATCGGGCGTTCTACAGAGAACATGATTGACTTTGTGGTGACGGACACGGCAGGCAGCAGCAccagtggtggtggggggcagggCCAGGGGGCGGGGCCAGGGTGCTTGGCCAGGGGGCAGGGCCAGGGTGCGGTGGGCGAGGGgggcggaggaggagggcagTCGGTCCAGAGCACAATATCCCGCTATGCGTGCCGTATCATGTGCGAACGCAGCGCCCCGTACACGGCCCGCATCTACGCCGCCGGCTTCGACTCCTCCAAAAATATCTTCCTGGGG GAGCGGGCTGCCAAGTGGCGGACGTCGGATGGCTTGATGGACGGCCTGACCACCAATGGCGTGCTGGTGATGCACCCGGCGGGGGAGTTTGTGTCTGAGCCGGCGCCGGGCGTGTGGCGGGAGATCTCGGTGTGTGGGAACGTCTTTGCCCTGCGGGAGACACGCTCGGCCCAGCAGAGGGGAACATTG gtgGAGAACGAGTCCAACACCCTGCAGGACGGCTCTCTGATCGACCTGTGCGGCGCCACCCTTCTGTGGCGCACCCCGTCGGGCCTGCGCCGCACCCCCACCCTCAAGCAGCTGGAGACCCTCCGCCAGGAGCTGAATGCCGCACGGCCCCAGTGCCCCGTGGGTTTCAACACCCTTGCCTTCCCAAGCCTGGCCCGGCGAGAGATTGTGGACAAGAAGCAGCCCTGGGTCTATGTCAACTGTGGTCACGTCCACGGCTACCACAACTGGGGCTACCGGAAAGACAAGGGCCATAACGTGGGCCCTGGAGGGACGGCTCCGGCGAGCACCGGGGAAAGGGAGTGCCCCATGTGCCGGCGCGTGGGCCCCTACGTGCCCCTGTGGTTGGGCTGTGAGGGCGGGCTGTACCTGGACGCGGGCCCCCCGACCCACGCCTTCTGCCCCTGTGGCCACGTGTGTTCGGAAAAGACAGTGGCGGGCTGGAGCCAGATCCCGCTGCCGCACGGCACACACGCCTTCCACGCCGCATGCCCCTTCTGTGGCACCTGGCTGACAGGCGAGCACGGGCACATCAAACTCATCTTTCAGGGGCCCGTCGACTAA